The genomic window GAATACAGTAAACCAGACAACCAGACGGGGCACACGTTTTCGCACCAGATCCATGAGCGTTGTCGCTCGCACAGCGAGGACCATCGTATTCCATAGTCACCTATCCCTCATCAATTGCTCTGCTCAGGCGCGAGGAGTGTTCTCACTAAACCGTTCGATCTGGCGAATCGTCGAGGGTCCTCCGTGTTCCGCGACCCTCCCCGGCTTGATCCACCCACACTCCGGGTCCGGGCGATCGGGTTTCACCGTCAGGAGAAATGGGACTCTCCACCCTCATGTCCGCTGCAAACTTCGTCGCCGTGGTGACTACGCCCATGAAACGATCGTCGGTCAATACGAAGTGGTCAGCAGGCAGAATGGTCACCAATGCGTCCTGGTCTTTCCGGAGGATGTGGCGCAGCGGCAACAGAATGTCGGGCGCAGTCTCGCGGTCGGCCGGTTGAAGCAACACCCTGCCGGGGAGCGACGTACTGAGAGTCTGAAACGGGTAGGACTCGTGATGAGCCGTGCCGCTGGCGATGAGGCGCTCGGGTGGAATCAGAAGTCGTGCCCGCTTGATCGGGTACTCCAACAGAGAGCACCGACCCACAAAGGCACAGAATTGGTTCGGTATAGGACGTCCGAACCGCTCACGGGCAAACCCTTTTAGGCGCTCTCTTTCCTCTCCAGCCAAGGTGATGTCCCCAAATGCTTCCCCCCTCACACCCATGACCACCTCCGTACGGTGTCATTCTGAGTTGGTTGGATGGCCGATCGCCTCAACCCGACTTACATCCGAACAGCGATCTTGCGGGATGGAGCTATGCTCGGCAGTCCTGGTTCCAACCGGTTGAGACGGATCACCATATCCTCCACGTTCCCACAATTGATGCATCGCACTTGCCATGATGCACGAAACGCGTTCAACGTTGTCATGCCAGAAAGGGATTCAACGGTCATGAGCCCCCTACAACGCCCACACATCACGGGTCCTATTTCTGACACGGGCCGACTCCCATTATTCTGTTTATTGTAGTTGGTTATGGATTGAACGCACTCTCGTACCTGTACGAAACTCCTCAGTCGGCTGCGCAGCTGACTGATCGCCCAAAGAATTGATCAGGATCGTCACGCTCAACTTGGTCTGCAAGCGAGCTCCATAACCTTTCCCCCGATAATAGACTCGAATTCCTTTTGCTTCTTTTTTTGTTCTTTCGGCTGCATACACTCGACAGCATGTACTGCATTTCCTCGGCTCGACACTTCAGGATATCTACCTTGGTCGCTTCCGCATAACTACCCGAACATTTCTGGTGATTCTCGAACTCTTCTCTGACGCACTAATACTCTGGATAGTTGGAAGCACCTCCTCGGTGTCACCCGCCATCGCACATCCTAACGGTAGACTTGCTTTCATGGTTCCTACGTATAGAAGCCACTTGTGAGCGTTCCGTGACCATCCCTTCCGTCGCTGGATACGATCGCAGTCCCCGTTAGCCTGGCTTGACGATGGCCCCACAAGCCAACAATGAAATCACCATCAAGATGAGAAACAGGGCCTTCGCAACGTAATGCATGATTTCCGTCATCTAGGCCGACAGCCTAGTTCCCGCCACCCAGTTCGATTTCTTCACCAAAATGGTTACCCGTAGAATATGACTCGTATCTCTAATTCCTCTGCACCTATCTGAATCTAGCGGCGGCTCAACTGCCCCCTCCGCCATTCACATTATCACCGCGGATACCCTCCTGAATTTCCGAAGTATCTTTATACCGTGAACATAGCAAGCACGATGCCATCAGAACGATCGATCGGCTGCTATTTACCAGGCACTGTTGTTCAAGAGATTCGCCGAATGATCAGTTTTGATCTGGGAGACAATCTGGCAGAATTTCGTGACAGTCTGACATAGTATGCCACACAAGCACATGCAACCCTTAGAAGTGAACCGAGGGAGCTACATATAGAAAGGCTCAACAGCACAGCTGTCATGAAAATACTTTGCCCTGTTTTAGACGGGGTAAGGGCCCGCAGCAATCGATGCTAGACGATCGATACTGCAAAACACCTGACACTGTGAGAGCTGAAGGCAGGCTTTCCGTGACGGATGGTACGGCGTGGTCTAAATCCGTGTGATACGGTCTTGAACGGATGGCCTGCCTTGTATTTGGATTGAATCGTGATCGCTCGGTGACTCGATGACTCGCCGATGGGTGGGCTTCACAAAAATCCCTCCCGAATTGATGACCAAATAGTACCGGTAAAGAAGTGCGCGCGAGACCACTGCTCGCTCGTTCAGCTGTACTTCTTTAGTCGTCGATCCAGTGAAAATCTGGTCAGTCCGAGTTGTTTGGCCGCAAGACTCTTGTTGTAGTCTGCAAGTCGCAATGTTTCTTCGATAATCGACTCCTCGATTTGCTCGAGCGTTTGTTTCCCGACATGCATTTCGATGCGGATGAGCCGTTCTTCCCCGACCGATACGGAGGTGGTCGTCTGTTTAATTGTATCATGCAGTTCACGAGGCAGGTAATCGACGGTCAACACTTGACCGGCGCAAAAAATCATCGCCCGTTCGATAATGTTTTCAAGTTCCCGAATATTCCCCGGGTAATGATAGCGCTCTAAGATCAACCGGGTTGCAGGGTCAAGTTCCGGAACCGGCTTGCCGAACTCGTGCGCGAATCGCATCATAGTCCGCTGGCAGAGGGGGATAATGTCTTCTACTCGTTTGCGAAGAGGCGGGATCTCAAACGTGACGACATTAAGACGAAAATAGAGATCTTCCCGAAAGACCCCTCGCTCCACATCTTTCTTGATCTCACGATTGGTCGCCGTAATCAGGCGAAAATCCACGCCCAGGTCGTCGGTGCTTCCCAGCCGTCTGAACGAGCGCTCCTGAATTACTCGCAGCAATTTGGCCTGCATCGACAAATCCAAGTCACCGATTTCATCGAGGAACAGGGTGCCCCCTTCCGCCTTCTCGAGGAGACCCAATTTGCGTTGATTGGCGCCGGTGAAAGCTCCCCGCTCGTATCCGAACAACTCGCTTTCAAAGAGATCTTTTGGAATGGCGGTGCAATTGACCCCTACAAAGGGTCCGGCTGCTCTTGGTCCATTATGATGGATGACCCGCGCCAGAAACTCTTTCCCTGTTCCTGTTTCACCGAGCAACATGACGGAGGACTTTGGATTCTCGGCTACTCCGTGAACCTGCTCCAGTAAGTGCTTCATCATGGAGCTGTGCGCCTCGAGATTACTTAGATGAAACTGATTGGCTTGACCACTAAGTTCAGCCTCCAAACGACGCCGAAGCGTCAGCATATCGATCGCACGACCAGTGACGGCATCAAGCCCCTCAAGGTCGACGCTCTTGATCAAGAAGTCATAGGCCCCCAACTTCATCGCTTCGACGGCATCCTGCACTGATCCATAGGCCGTCAACATGATGACCAAAGCGGAAGGAGCCATGTGACGGATATGCTTGAGTGCATCAAGGCCGCTCATGCCAGGCATCTTGAGATCAAGCAGCACAAGATCAGGGTGCGTATGCTGAAGCGCCTCCATCAAGGCCTCGCCGGATTCATACCCGACGGCGGCATGTCCTTGCCTGGCTAGACGCTTGATGATCGCCGTACGAATGACATGCTCGTCATCTGTCACAAATACCGTTGCGCGCATTGATCAACCCTTCGTTGAGACCGGTTCTTGCTCAAGTGGCATCCAAATACCAAGGATCGTCCCCTTGCCAACCTCACTACTGGCATAGATGTCTCCTCCATGAGCCTCTATGATATTCTTGCAAATTGCGAGCCCCAATCCTGTCCCATTGCGTTTCCCGGACGTGACGAACGGTTGAAATATCTGGCCGATCAAT from Nitrospira sp. includes these protein-coding regions:
- a CDS encoding sigma-54-dependent Fis family transcriptional regulator: MRATVFVTDDEHVIRTAIIKRLARQGHAAVGYESGEALMEALQHTHPDLVLLDLKMPGMSGLDALKHIRHMAPSALVIMLTAYGSVQDAVEAMKLGAYDFLIKSVDLEGLDAVTGRAIDMLTLRRRLEAELSGQANQFHLSNLEAHSSMMKHLLEQVHGVAENPKSSVMLLGETGTGKEFLARVIHHNGPRAAGPFVGVNCTAIPKDLFESELFGYERGAFTGANQRKLGLLEKAEGGTLFLDEIGDLDLSMQAKLLRVIQERSFRRLGSTDDLGVDFRLITATNREIKKDVERGVFREDLYFRLNVVTFEIPPLRKRVEDIIPLCQRTMMRFAHEFGKPVPELDPATRLILERYHYPGNIRELENIIERAMIFCAGQVLTVDYLPRELHDTIKQTTTSVSVGEERLIRIEMHVGKQTLEQIEESIIEETLRLADYNKSLAAKQLGLTRFSLDRRLKKYS